The following are encoded in a window of Rhodothermales bacterium genomic DNA:
- a CDS encoding aminotransferase yields MTGRLELPDFKLETYFSTWEFTARHHLTASDAESMTVAELLALGTDEDHEAYENLHLGYTPTWGTEPLRAAIAGSYESLTSSKVLGFAGAGEALFWAMQLFVEPGEHVIVNVPNYQSI; encoded by the coding sequence ATGACCGGACGCCTCGAACTTCCTGACTTCAAGCTGGAGACGTACTTCAGTACGTGGGAGTTCACGGCCCGACATCACCTGACGGCCTCAGACGCCGAATCGATGACGGTCGCGGAGCTGTTGGCACTCGGTACGGATGAAGACCACGAGGCGTACGAGAACCTGCACCTCGGATACACCCCAACCTGGGGGACAGAGCCGTTGCGAGCTGCCATCGCTGGCTCCTACGAGTCCCTCACCTCCTCGAAAGTGCTCGGATTCGCCGGTGCAGGTGAGGCGCTCTTCTGGGCCATGCAGCTGTTCGTCGAACCGGGCGAACACGTCATCGTGAACGTCCCCAACTATCAGTCGATTG